A single Drosophila miranda strain MSH22 chromosome XR, D.miranda_PacBio2.1, whole genome shotgun sequence DNA region contains:
- the LOC117186119 gene encoding uncharacterized protein LOC117186119, which yields MFHKAWSAPPRTGSQNPARQSPTPARHIHLVLVPVSDYSKAHSEPVVPVSGCLCFLSQSPKQALKLLPQASASVLLTVFTDSFARCSFEKSKGLPRRRKIRKKRREMPAKKKVEGKAKAGSGESLRGDTGSAATATVVRRQMPPRACKSKSQSAASPSLSPSRQQPSR from the exons ATGTTCCATAAAGCGTGGTCAGCCCCGCCCAGGACTGGGTCCCAGAATCCTGCGAGGCAGAGTCCTACGCCTGCGAGGCATATACACTTGGTTTTAGTGCCGGTCTCTGATTATAGTAAAGCCCACTCTGAACCTGTTGTTCCAGTCTCGGGCTGTCTCTGTTTTCTCAGTCAGTCTCCAAAGCAGGCGCTGAAACTATTGCCACAAGCAAGTGCAAGTGTGTTGCTTACAGTTTTCACCGACTCGTTTGCTCGTTGCTCGTTTGAGAAGTCGAAAGGTTTACCCAGGAGACGGAAAATCCGGAAAAAGAGACGAGAGATGCCTGCAAAGAAAAAAGTTGAAGGCAAAGCTAAAG CCGGGAGTGGGGAGTCGCTGCGTGGGGATACAGGATCTGCGGCAACCGCGACTGTGGTTCGGCGCCAAATGCCGCCGCGCGcctgcaagagcaagagccagagcgcCGCCAGTCCCAGTCTTAGTCccagccggcagcagcccagcCGCTAG